GGCATGCGAAGCATCTATCCGGTCCTCAGATATCCCGACGTCCACGCCGCCGTCGACTTCCTCCGGTCGGCGTTCGGCCTCACCGTCCACGAGGTGCACGCCGGGCCCGACGGCGCGGTGCGCCACGCTCAGCTCGGCCACGGCGACGACCTGGTCATGGTGGGTCCGGGTCCCGCGCCGGCGAGCCGGCCGGCGGACGACGACTACCGCCTCTACCTGGCCGTCGACGACGTCGACGCGCACCACGAGCGGGCCCGGGCAGCCGGCGCGGAAATCGTCCGGGCGCCGTACGACACCGATTACGGCTCCCGCGACTACGCGGCCCGCGACCCGGCCGGCATGGTCTGGTCGTTCGGCACGTACCGTCCCTGAGAAATTCCTGCGTGTCGATACTTCCATGTTGCTCTGTGCGAGCAGGCTATTGCCGTGTGTGATGGTCATGCGTACGCTCCCACCCTGGGAGGCGCGCATGCCGTTGTCAGCAAGTCCGGTGGTCCGGCGAGTGCGGCTCGGTGTCGAGCTGCGTCGACTGCGTCGTCGGGAGTCGCTCACGCTCGAACAGGTCTGCACCCGGCTCGGTTGGGCCTCGACGTCGAAGCTGTCCCGCATCGAGCTGGGGCAGAGCCGGCCCGACCTGGCCGACGTGCTCGACCTGCTCGACGTCTACGAGGTGCCACGGCACCAGCGGGAGGATCTGATCGTCATCGCCCGCGACGCCGCCACCGGGCGCGGCTGGTCCAAGACGCTCGGCGAGATGGGTGAGCGGCAGCGGGCGTACGCGGAGTTGGAGGCCGGCGCCGAGCGCATCGTGGAATACCAGCCGGCGCTCGTACCCGGCCTGTTGCAGATCCCCGCGTACGCCCGGCTGCGGGTGTCGGCCGGTGCGTCGCTCGCCGGCGAGGTGGACGTGGAGGCCGATGTCCGGGCCCGGGCGGTGCGCCAGGAGCTGCTGGTCCGGGCGGACCCGCCGCACTACACCGCCCTGCTCGACGAGCGGGCCTGCGAGCCGGACGGGCTGCCGGCCGAGGTGTGGCGGGAGCAGGTGCGGCACCTGCTGGCGCTAGCCGAACGGTCGCACATCACCCTCCGGGTGGTGCCCCGCGGCGCCTCGCCCGGCGACGACCTGCATCCGCTCGCGCCGTTCTCCTACTATGCCTATCCCGACCCGGACGATCCGCGCACGGTCCTGGTCGAGACGCTCACCACCGACCTGCGCCTGGTCGCCGACGCCGACGTGGCCCGCTATGAGCAGGTGATCGAGCGGCTGCTCGCGGCAGCGCTGCCCGAGGAGGCGACGGTCGAGCTGCTCACCCGCCGGCTCGGCGTCGCGCCGGTGCCCCGGCCGCGGGACCCGCACGAGCTGGAGTGAGGTCGCCGCGCGACCACCGGGCCCGGCGCCCCCGATGCCCGTCGGGACCGGTGACCGCGCGTCGCGCGAAGGTTACGCGAGGGGTACGACACTTCAGGCCGGCACGTCGACGAAGTGCTCGACGAGCGGCGGGCCGGCGAAGAACGGCCCGATCAGGCCCCGCCACCGCCCGAAGCGCTCGGTCTGCCGGAAGTTCACGTCGTGCGCCTCGACCGAGTCCCACTCGACGAGCAGCACGAACCGGGTGGGCGACTCGACCCCGCGGGTCATCCGCACCGAGCGGCACCCCGGCGCCTCGGCGAGGACCGGCCGCGCCTGCGCGTACGCGGCGGCGAAGTCGTCCTCGTGTCCGGGCGTCACGTCGATGAGCGCAACCTCAAGAACCATGCCCGCAGCCTTTCACGCCGGGCTCTGACCGGTACGCTCCGGGGGCGCTCCGGCGGGCCGCGCCCCTCCTACCGTGTCACCCGACGGGCGGGGGAGGACCACGATGCTCGACTGGCTCACCGGCACCGCGTTCACCGTGTTCGGCGCCGGCACCACCTGGGCCGAGCTGCTCGGCTTCGGCACCGGCGTGGTCAACGTCTGGTTGGTCGCCCGCCAGCACATCGCCAACTGGCCCATCGGCATCGCCAACGTCCTGCTGCTGATGGTGCTGTTCCAGACCGCCGGCCTGTACGCCGACGCCGGCCTGCAACTGGTCTACGTGGCGCTCGGGGTGTACGGCTGGTGGCACTGGCTCTTCGGCGGCGACCGGCGCGGCCGGCTCACCGTGGCCCGCACCGGGCGGCGGGAGTGGTGGGGGCTCGGCGCGGCCGGGCTGCTGCTCACCGCCGGCCTGTGGGCGCTGCTGGACCGGGCCACCGACTCCACCGTCCCGTTTGCCGACGCGGTCACCACCGCGTTGTCGCTGCTGGCCACCTACGGGCAGACCCGCAAGCTGGTGGAGAGCTGGTGGCTGTGGATCGCCGCCGACCTGATCTACATCCCGCTCTACGCGTACAAGGGACTCTGGCTCACCGGCGGCCTGTATCTGATCTTTCTGGCCCTCTGCGTGGTCGGGTTGCGCGCCTGGCGGGCGGACCTGCGCCGGCGGGCGGCGGCCACGCCGGTGCCGCCCGGGCCGGCCCCGGTCGCCGCGTGACCGGGCGGTTCCGGCACGGGCTGGTGGTCGGCAAGTTCTATCCGCCGCACGCCGGGCACCACGCGCTCGTCGAGGCCGCCGCGGCCCGCTGCGCCGCGGTGACCGTGGTGGTGGCGCCGTCCCGGCGCGAGTCGGTCCCGCTGGACCTGCGGCTGGACTGGTTGCGCGAGGTTCACGCCGGCACCCCGTGGGTGCGGTTCGTCGGCCGCTACGACGACCACCCGGTCGACTACGCCGACCCGGCGGTCTGGGACCTGCACTGCGCGGTGTTCGCCGACGCGTTGGGCGGCGAGCCGGTGGACGCCGTCTTCTCCTCCGAGGCGTACGGCGAGGAGTTGGCCCGCCGGTTCGGCGCGGTCGCGGTCGACGTGGATCCGGAGCGGCGGGCCGCGCCGGTCTCCGGCACCGCCGTGCGCGCGGACCCGGCGGCCCACTGGCGGTGGCTGAGTCCGCCGGTGCGGGCGTGGCTGGTCCGCCGGGTGGTGGTGGTCGGCGCCGAGTCCACCGGCACCACGACCATGGCGCGGGCGCTCGCCCGGCGTTTCGGCGCCGCCTGGGTGCCCGAGTACGGCCGCGAGCTGACCGGGCGCAAGCTCGCCGTGCTGCGCCGGTCCCGGCCGGAGGCCACCGTCTTCGACGTCACCTGGGACCGGGACGACTTCGTCGAGGTGGTACGCGAGCAGCAGGCCGCCGAGGACGCGACGGCGCGGGTCGGCGGCCCGCTGCTGATCTGCGACACCGATGCCCGGGCCACCGCGGTCTGGGAGGAGCGTTACCTGGGCTCGTCCTCGGCGGAGGTGCGGGCGGCGGCCCGCCGGCCGGCGCTCTACCTGCTCACCGACCACGAGGGGGTGCCCTTCGCCGACGACGGCCTGCGTGACGGGGAGCACCTGCGGGCGTGGATGACCGGGCGGTTCCGCGCGGAGCTGGCCGGGTGCGGGGTGCCGGTGGTCGAGCTGCGCGGGGCGCACGAGGAGCGCCTGGCCACCGCCGTCGCCGCGGTCGAGACCGTGCTCGCGGCCGGCTGGTCGTTCGCCGATCCGGTGCTGCCCGCCGACCCGACGGCATATTCAAAGCTAGCCTCCTAGGATGCGCTGCGGGTGGTGATGCGGGGCACCTGACAGCGATTGATGGGCGTCCGGAGATGCGCCAGGCGGGCGGGATGGTGAAGAATGGCGGCCGAGGAGGGGAGTATTCCCCCGCGACGGAGTCGTCAGCACGGAAGAGCGCCAGCTCGACCCGGCTCCGTCGGTCGGCTCCCGCAAGGGCGTCGGCGGAAGAGACCTCCGACAGTCACCACAGTCAGCGTTGACGCACCCCGGCCCGCACCCGGCGTACGGTGTGCCCGACGCTGCGTGTCTGCCGGAGGATGGATTTGAACGTGTCCGCATTGGTGTGGGCGGTAACCCTGACCGCGATGATCGCGGTCCTGATGGCTGACCTGTTCATCATCGGCCGCCGCCCGCACGAGCCGAGCGTCCGCGAGTCGAGCCTGTGGGTCGGCTTCTACGTCGCTCTGGCGCTGCTCTTCGGCGTGCTGCTCTGGGTGACCGCCGGGCCGAGCGTGGCCGGGCAGTTCTACACCGGCTGGCTCACCGAATACAGCCTCTCGGTGGACAACCTCTTCGTCTTCGTGATCATCATGGGCCGGTTCGGGGTGCCCCGGCAGTACCAGCAGAAGGTGCTGCTCATCGGCATCCTGCTGGCGTTGGTCATGCGCGGCGGCTTCATCGCGGCCGGCGCCGCGCTGATCTCCCAGTTCTCCTGGGTGTTCTACATCTTCGGCGCGTTCCTCATCTACACCGCGGTGAACCTGGCCCGGCAGGGTGAGCCGGACGAGGACGAGTTCAGCGAGAACGTGCTGATCCGGTGGAGCCGCAAGGCGCTCCCGCTGTCCCGGGACTTCGACGGGGCGCGGATGACCACCCGGGAGAACGGACGGTGGCTGTTCACCCCGATGCTGATCGTGATGATCGCGATCGGCACCACCGACCTCATCTTCGCGCTCGACTCGATCCCGGCGATCTTCGGCATCACGCAGGAGCCGTACCTGGTCTTCACCGCGAACGTCTTCGCGTTGATGGGGCTGCGGCAGCTCTACTTCCTGCTCGGCGGCCTGCTGGACCGGCTGATCTACCTCAGCTACGGGCTGGCCGTGGTGCTCGGCTTCATCGGGGTGAAGCTGGTCCTGGAGGCGCTCGCCGACAACAACCTGCCGTTCCTCAACGGCGGCGAGCCGGTGGCCTGGGCGCCGCACATCCCGATCTGGCTCTCGCTGAC
The genomic region above belongs to Micromonospora sp. WMMD1128 and contains:
- a CDS encoding AAA family ATPase: MTGRFRHGLVVGKFYPPHAGHHALVEAAAARCAAVTVVVAPSRRESVPLDLRLDWLREVHAGTPWVRFVGRYDDHPVDYADPAVWDLHCAVFADALGGEPVDAVFSSEAYGEELARRFGAVAVDVDPERRAAPVSGTAVRADPAAHWRWLSPPVRAWLVRRVVVVGAESTGTTTMARALARRFGAAWVPEYGRELTGRKLAVLRRSRPEATVFDVTWDRDDFVEVVREQQAAEDATARVGGPLLICDTDARATAVWEERYLGSSSAEVRAAARRPALYLLTDHEGVPFADDGLRDGEHLRAWMTGRFRAELAGCGVPVVELRGAHEERLATAVAAVETVLAAGWSFADPVLPADPTAYSKLAS
- a CDS encoding TerC family protein, whose product is MNVSALVWAVTLTAMIAVLMADLFIIGRRPHEPSVRESSLWVGFYVALALLFGVLLWVTAGPSVAGQFYTGWLTEYSLSVDNLFVFVIIMGRFGVPRQYQQKVLLIGILLALVMRGGFIAAGAALISQFSWVFYIFGAFLIYTAVNLARQGEPDEDEFSENVLIRWSRKALPLSRDFDGARMTTRENGRWLFTPMLIVMIAIGTTDLIFALDSIPAIFGITQEPYLVFTANVFALMGLRQLYFLLGGLLDRLIYLSYGLAVVLGFIGVKLVLEALADNNLPFLNGGEPVAWAPHIPIWLSLTVILGTLAVATVASLAKSSRDRRRELAEARR
- a CDS encoding antibiotic biosynthesis monooxygenase; this translates as MVLEVALIDVTPGHEDDFAAAYAQARPVLAEAPGCRSVRMTRGVESPTRFVLLVEWDSVEAHDVNFRQTERFGRWRGLIGPFFAGPPLVEHFVDVPA
- a CDS encoding DUF5753 domain-containing protein; translation: MPLSASPVVRRVRLGVELRRLRRRESLTLEQVCTRLGWASTSKLSRIELGQSRPDLADVLDLLDVYEVPRHQREDLIVIARDAATGRGWSKTLGEMGERQRAYAELEAGAERIVEYQPALVPGLLQIPAYARLRVSAGASLAGEVDVEADVRARAVRQELLVRADPPHYTALLDERACEPDGLPAEVWREQVRHLLALAERSHITLRVVPRGASPGDDLHPLAPFSYYAYPDPDDPRTVLVETLTTDLRLVADADVARYEQVIERLLAAALPEEATVELLTRRLGVAPVPRPRDPHELE
- a CDS encoding VOC family protein gives rise to the protein MRSIYPVLRYPDVHAAVDFLRSAFGLTVHEVHAGPDGAVRHAQLGHGDDLVMVGPGPAPASRPADDDYRLYLAVDDVDAHHERARAAGAEIVRAPYDTDYGSRDYAARDPAGMVWSFGTYRP
- the pnuC gene encoding nicotinamide riboside transporter PnuC yields the protein MLDWLTGTAFTVFGAGTTWAELLGFGTGVVNVWLVARQHIANWPIGIANVLLLMVLFQTAGLYADAGLQLVYVALGVYGWWHWLFGGDRRGRLTVARTGRREWWGLGAAGLLLTAGLWALLDRATDSTVPFADAVTTALSLLATYGQTRKLVESWWLWIAADLIYIPLYAYKGLWLTGGLYLIFLALCVVGLRAWRADLRRRAAATPVPPGPAPVAA